The genomic DNA TGAGGCGCGACGCCGGCATCCATGATTCCGCTTTCGCTGATCGCTTGCTTGGCGGCACCGGCGGCAAACTTGGTGTGCCGGCCGCGGTGCTTCCACAATTCGGGATCCTCGCCGGTCTCGGTGATATCCCAACCCTTCACCTCCGCCGAGATTTGGGTCGGAAAACCTTTGGCGTTAAACAACGTCGTGTACCCGACGCCGCTTTGACCCTCCTGCAAGCCCTTCCATACGGTGGTTGGATCATGTCCCATGGGGTTGATCATACCGATGCCAGTGACGACAACGCGTGGACGCATGGTGTTACCTTTGAAGATGCAAATATTTGGACGGATTGGATTTTTGATTTGCGATTCAGACAGCGTGCCGATCTTCGATAGGTCGAAGCGACGGGGATCGTCGTGACGGCTGTTCTGGAAGCTTTTGATCCAAAGCTGAAAACGTGAGTTTACCGGTTGGGAAAATCGCGAGACCGAAGTGCGAAACTTAAGCGTAGCCGAACTTGCCGTCGATTGGTATTCGGGTTTCCCCTCGGATTCGAGCGATCTCGCCCGCTGGAGCCCGATCGTTTCGGGGCTCCGCGTGGCCGCAGGGACTACCAGTGATCGGACCTCTTCCGCCAGCCGGGTTAGATTCGCTGGCGGCTTTAGGTCGCCGGAGTCGATTCGTCGTCCAGGAGGTTCTTGGAGACGGGCAGCGGATTTCCGTCGGCATCCTGAGCGACTTCCCACAATCGCATCAGCCGCAACATCGTCAGCAGATTGGCCGGATTGAACAGCTGGCCGGTGCCAAAGCGTTCCTCGTCCAGGAAGGCAAACAACATCTGCACCTCCGCCTGCAGTTCACCTTCGCAGTGACTGGTTCCGGTGATCATCGCCCCATCGTTTTGCAGATCGTCGATCGTGGCGGTGTAGTGCAGCGTATCGCCGGGGCGAGCCGGTTTGTGGAACTTGGCTTGCCCGACTTTGGCCAGCACGATCCGCTGCTGAAAATCAAAGCATTCAGCAACCAAGATCCCGCCGGTCTGGGCGAGACCTTCGATGATCAGCGTGTTGGGAAAGACGGGGTGCGCCGGTAGATATTCGTCGACCGGTTCCTCGGTCAACGAGATATTTTTGATCGCTTCGGCGCGCTCACGGCTCTTGAAATAGGTGAAGCGATCGATCCAAAACCAACGCATGTCTTATGCCACTTTGTCAATAAATGAAAGCTTCCACGCTGGCAGCCAGCTGTTCCGCGAATGGCCTCGATGCCATTTGACGGGCGAATCCCG from Rosistilla carotiformis includes the following:
- a CDS encoding 3-hydroxyacyl-ACP dehydratase FabZ family protein; its protein translation is MRWFWIDRFTYFKSRERAEAIKNISLTEEPVDEYLPAHPVFPNTLIIEGLAQTGGILVAECFDFQQRIVLAKVGQAKFHKPARPGDTLHYTATIDDLQNDGAMITGTSHCEGELQAEVQMLFAFLDEERFGTGQLFNPANLLTMLRLMRLWEVAQDADGNPLPVSKNLLDDESTPAT